The following coding sequences are from one Cyanobacteriota bacterium window:
- the ureC gene encoding urease subunit alpha has protein sequence MSYRMDRRAYAETYGPTVGDRLRLADTELIIEVEQDYTTYGDEVKFGGGKVIRDGMGQSPIANADGAVDLVITNALIVDWWGIVKADVGIKDGKIYKIGKAGNPYIQDNVDIIIGPGTEALAGEGMILTAGGIDSHIHFICPQQIETAIAAGITTMIGGGTGPATGTNATTCTPGPWNMYRMLQAADAFPMNLGFLGKGNSAQPQGLVEQVRAGAIGLKLHEDWGTTPAAIDTCLSVADEFDVQVAIHTDTLNEAGFVEDTIAAFKGRAIHTYHTEGAGGGHAPDIIKVCGQANVLPSSTNPTRPYTLNTLDEHLDMLMVCHHLSPSIPEDVAFAESRIRRETIAAEDILHDLGAFSMISSDSQAMGRIGEVIIRTWQTAHKMKVQRGWLAGGTGEVDSVDRNDNYRVKRYVAKYTINPAITHGIAQHVGSVEVGKLADLCLWRPAFFGVKPEIVLKSGFIAWAQMGDANASIPTPQPVHMRPMFGSFGGAIATTSLTFLSQAGMAAGIPQQLGLQKTTVAVSGTRNLTKRDLKLNDALPHMEVDPETYEVRADGELLTCEPATVLPMAQRYFLF, from the coding sequence ATGAGCTATAGGATGGATCGTCGCGCTTACGCAGAAACCTATGGCCCTACGGTGGGCGATCGCCTCCGCTTGGCCGACACTGAGTTGATTATCGAGGTTGAGCAAGACTACACCACCTATGGCGACGAGGTTAAGTTTGGTGGGGGCAAGGTAATTCGAGATGGCATGGGACAATCGCCGATAGCTAATGCCGATGGTGCCGTGGATTTGGTAATCACTAATGCCCTAATCGTAGACTGGTGGGGTATCGTCAAGGCAGATGTGGGGATTAAAGACGGCAAGATTTACAAGATTGGCAAAGCAGGCAACCCTTATATCCAAGACAATGTGGACATTATCATTGGCCCTGGTACTGAAGCGTTGGCTGGGGAGGGCATGATTCTAACGGCTGGGGGAATTGACTCTCACATTCACTTTATCTGTCCCCAGCAGATTGAAACGGCGATCGCTGCTGGCATTACCACCATGATCGGCGGCGGCACTGGCCCTGCCACAGGTACCAATGCCACTACCTGCACCCCAGGCCCTTGGAATATGTATCGAATGTTACAGGCTGCTGATGCCTTTCCAATGAATTTAGGCTTTTTGGGCAAGGGCAACAGTGCCCAACCGCAAGGACTAGTGGAACAGGTGAGAGCAGGGGCAATTGGCCTGAAACTTCACGAGGACTGGGGCACCACACCAGCGGCGATCGACACCTGTCTCTCCGTTGCCGATGAGTTTGACGTGCAAGTCGCTATCCACACCGATACCCTGAACGAAGCTGGCTTTGTGGAAGATACGATTGCAGCCTTTAAAGGACGAGCCATTCATACATACCACACTGAAGGTGCAGGGGGTGGTCATGCCCCTGACATTATCAAAGTCTGCGGTCAGGCTAATGTGCTGCCATCATCTACGAATCCCACTCGTCCTTACACCCTTAACACCCTAGATGAACACCTAGATATGCTGATGGTGTGTCATCACCTTTCCCCCAGCATTCCTGAAGATGTGGCCTTTGCTGAGTCCCGGATTCGACGAGAGACGATCGCTGCCGAAGATATCCTTCACGACCTAGGAGCCTTTAGCATGATCTCTTCCGATTCCCAAGCCATGGGTCGCATTGGTGAAGTGATTATTCGCACTTGGCAAACAGCACATAAGATGAAGGTGCAGCGTGGTTGGCTTGCAGGCGGCACTGGAGAGGTAGATAGCGTTGATCGCAATGATAATTACCGCGTCAAACGCTATGTTGCTAAATACACTATTAACCCAGCTATTACCCACGGCATTGCCCAACACGTCGGCTCTGTAGAAGTGGGCAAGCTAGCCGATCTCTGCCTGTGGCGACCTGCCTTCTTTGGCGTGAAACCAGAAATCGTTCTTAAGAGTGGTTTCATTGCCTGGGCACAGATGGGAGATGCCAATGCCAGCATTCCCACCCCTCAACCTGTGCATATGCGCCCAATGTTTGGTAGCTTTGGCGGGGCGATCGCCACCACGTCCCTTACCTTTCTTTCCCAAGCTGGAATGGCAGCAGGTATTCCCCAACAACTTGGCCTGCAAAAAACCACTGTTGCCGTTAGTGGCACCCGTAACCTCACTAAGCGTGACCTGAAGTTAAACGATGCTCTACCTCACATGGAAGTAGACCCAGAAACCTACGAAGTGCGAGCCGATGGCGAACTGCTCACCTGTGAACCTGCTACCGTACTACCAATGGCACAGCGATATTTTCTGTTTTAG